The nucleotide sequence CCTTCCCTTCGTGTTTCCTCCCCCTGGACGCTGATCGGCCAGCAGGTTGCAACATTATCCAGTGTCCAGTACCTGTGGGTTCCCTGTGCATACAAGTGAAACTGCTTCATTGTGGCTAGGGCTAGGCTGCATTTCTCCAGCAAACTGGAGGCTTATCTAGGCAGGCGTTTTCTCCCATCAGACTGAGAATTCTCCCAGGTCAGTGACTATGCCTTCCCTCTCAGGCTGGTGACCCACCAGGgacatgtcttctttcttttccttcctggtcCCCTTAACCCTCTCCACTCTGCCTTCCCCATGCTGAATGACTGACCCTCCCCAGGCATCCAGACCACCGTGGTATTTTGGCCAGCCAAGCTGCAGGCCAGCGACCGTGTTGTCATGTTCCGCTTTGAGTTCTGGGACTGTGGGGAGTCTGCACTCAAAAAGTTCGATCACATGCTGCCGGTGAGCAAGCAGGTGGGCCTGGGAGAGTCCGGGAGGAGCTGGTTGTCTGAGATGGGCTTCGGAATCTGAATGTCTGAGTCCAGCCTGCCTGATCTGCAGGAGCCAGATCTGGGCATGGGCTGAGGGTGCTGCCCCAGGTGGGAGAGCGCTGAGCTGGCAGTGGGGACTGGTCCTGCGGAGGGAGGAAGTGAGCTGAGACTTCTCAGGGCTTGTGGTTATAAGCCTCACATCTGCCTCTCCATACCCAGGCTTGCAAGGAGAAAACAgatgctttcctcttcctcttctccttcactGACCGTGCGTCCTTTGAAGACCTCCCTGGACAGCTGGCCCGAGTAGCAGGCGAGGCCCCTGGTGTTGTCAGGATGGTCATCGGCTCCAAGTATCCTTTGGGTGCCCCTAGGACAGTCAGAGGCCACGCTTGGCAAGGCATGGAGCAAGGGGATCAGGAACCCTGCCTCTGCCCAGCTGTGGAGTCTAGTCCCATGGACTTTATCTTAAAGGCAGCGGGCATGCTCCCCCCTGCCACCATCCCAGGGAGGAGGGCTAAGGCTGGGTGTGATGAGGTGGTAAGCAGAGGTACCCGGCCAGGCTCCTTGACCCTCCTCCAGATTTGACCAGTACATGCACACAGATGTGCCTGAGCGGGACCTCACAGCCTTCCGGCAGGCTTGGGGACTGCCGCTCCTGCGGGTGAAGAGTGTGCCAGGGCGGCGGCTGGCAGATGGGCGCACTCTGGATGGGCGGGCCGGGCTAGCTGACATTGCCCATGTGCTCAATGGCTTGGCTGAACAGCTGTGGCACCAGGACCAAGTGGCAGCTGGCGTGCTCCCCAACACCTCTGAGAACACCCCAAGCTGATCCCTACTCCCAACCCTCACATGACCCAAGGCAGAGGGCAGCAGCCAGGTCCTAGGGCTGAGGCAGGAATGTCTGATATCCTGAGGACTGGCCAGAGGGCCCTGTCAGGAGGATGGTGCCCTGAGAAGAAGCCTCCTGCCCCAGCAGCACCTTCCTTGCAGAATTCATAGCAGTGAGATGGGGACACAAGGCTCTGTGGGCCAATGGTCTGAGGGTGTCTGGTTGCCCCAGTCTTCTCCTTCTGACCTGGGGGTCTAGGCCCTGGAAGCTGAGGAACTGTAGGGGCAGGGTCCCAGGGCCCAAGCTTCTTCCCCAGCTGCCTGCTGTCCTCCCCCTTTCTGCAGCACCCAGAGAGGGTGACTGGGAAGGGGGGGTGTCCCAGCTGGGCCTGGACCTCAAGTGACTTCAATCAAGAGCCTACATTACAGCCATCTGCTGTAGCAGATAAACCCTGAAATCTCGGTGGCTTAACTCTATAGAagtttttttcttgctctttctcaccTCAGTTGGAAGTGAAAGATGGGTCTAGGGGCTCTGCTCAGTGAACTCATGCAGAGCCCCTGACTCTGAGGTCTTTAACATATGGCTTCCTGGTTTGGCCTGGGGCATCAACCCCCAGTCAGCCCACTGGGAATGGAAGATTATCTAGAAGGTCTCCAAAGACCTGGCCTCTGCTCACCTTCCACTGGCTAACACATAGTCACATGGTTATATGAGGCTGCAGGGcatgctgggaaatgtagtccacCAACACGTTCAGGAGGTGAGCCCTCTCTCTGCAGCACCTTTCTCCATCGGGAAGATGTCAGGCTAGGCTTAGAACAGGGGCCCCACCAACCTGGAGAATCTGAAAATTCACTATACAGGGCCAGGGACTGGACCAGGTGGGTCAGGGAGTGAGTTGCCCTGTTGGGCAGCTCTGCCCTATGGAAAGCCAGCAAGGGCAGGTGAAGGAAAATGAGTGAACTTGCCCACTCTTGTGTCTCACATCTGCCCCATCTACCAGACACCGGTGAGCGCAGGCTGAAGTACGGGGGCAGGTGCTGACGAAGAGGCCCTTATGTGTTCTGACACCCCCGATGGTGGGCTGAGGCCTGGCCTGAGTCTGAGCCAGCTGGAAGGGACTGGGGGCCCACGTATGTAACCCCAAAAGCCTGACCCTTGGAACCCCCTCTTGAGAAGGCAGCATCAGCAGCTCCTTTCAACATGCAACATGGGATCAACATGCAAGATCCCATCCTAGCACTCCTTCTAAAATGCTGCCGTCCACACATTTACACACCCCTGCTGACATGCACAGGAGGTTTGTACCTCCCCACTCTGGCTCACACTCCTGGGCACCCTGATTACCTGCCTGGTGTCTACCATGcctgctgccctgggcactaCCCATAGGTTCGTCACCCCTTCCAGAACCCTTTAGAGGGCTGATTTTAGTGACTTCTCACCCCCAACTCTCGTTCAGAGCTGAGACCCAAGCTTATCCCATACGCCAGAGAAGGAATCTTCCCGGGCAGGAGCCCATAACTCACAGTGGCCCAGCAGGTGCCATAGACCCTCCCGTGGTAGGCTTCGGCTCTGCTTCCGAGCAGTGAGTTCAGCCCATTCTCTGTTCTTAGCTCCAGTAGACCTTACCCCAGCAGGCAACAGAAAAGCTTGGGAGTGGGACCCAGAGAAGGTGGCCTCTGGGCCTGAATGTGACACCCTGCCCCCCAGGGCTGGTACCTGTGTTGTGAGCACCAGCTGCCCCACGTCCAGCACTTATCTCTGGGCTTGAATCTCTCCCAGAAAGGAAGCTTCTGCATCCTTCTAGGGTACCAGCTCTGCATCAGCCAGTTTTCTCCTGGTTAGCCCTGCTCCAGTCAGAGAATCACCCTGTCACGCTCCTTCACCCCAAACCAAGAGGTGAACAATGCCAATGTCCTTTGCTGTTTTCCTGTGTAAGgacaaggtggggaggggggtggggctggCAGCCCAGCCACCTGCCATCCGAGCCCCACTCTCTCAGCCCCTGCAAGCCCAGCCCTTGTGCCACGTCGGCCTACAGCCTACTGCTGCACGGTAGTGCAGAACTGGGAGCCTGAGGGAAGAAGGAACCGCGAACCATTATTGTAATAGCCGGTGGCTGGGCCTGCAGTGTGCCCTCTGGGCAGGGTTACAGGGAGAGCGAGAAGCGTGTGTAGACACACTGTGGATTCAGGCCAGCTTCATGGGCCTGCCACGTGGGCAGTCCACAGGGTCCCACACTCAGAGGGGCCTTCCCAcctggtttaatgctctgctgttgcCATCCTGAAACTCTGCACACCGCAGATTACACGACAGGTCCTGTGTGTGTTGTCCAGGGAGAGGGTCTGGGGTCCCGATAAAGCCCCCCTATCAGGGCTTGGAGAGAGAGGCCACTTCAGTGAAGTGTCTCAAGGCCACCAAGAAGTTGCCTTCTTCCTGCTTTGGTGCCCAAAATACCACCATTAGATCACAacagctcaggggcgcctgggtggctcagtggcttaagcctctgccttcggctcaggtcatggtctcagggtcctgggatcaagccctgcattgggctctctgctcaacggggagcctgcttctccctctctctctgcctgcctctctgcctacttgtgctctctgtcaaataaataaataaaatcttaaaaaaaaaaatcacagcagctCAAAGGCGAATACCTCTCCactcaccccaccccctccatggGCTCTGAGGGTCTCTGGGAGGAAGGGGTAGTGACTGTGCCCCACAACAGTTCAGGGGTGGGCCCTGACTTAGAGGGACCTTTGGGAAAAGAGTAGCCATGCTTGCTGCTCAGGGCCCTGGAGCCACTGAACATTGGGGCTCCACAGGGAAGCCTGGAGGAGGGGGGACCATCTCCTGAGACGAGGGTGCAGGTGGGCTGTGCTGTGGCCCAGCCCGGCTGCTGATCTTCCCAGAGTCAGGACTGACCagccccctcttccttccccaaacAGGCTCTCAAGGAGTCCTAACCCCCTTCCCTACAGATGGGGAATGCCACAGACTGACTGTGTCTCTCCCACATTTATGGTTTAAAATCCGAATCTCCGATGCAAAGGTATtaggggcctttgggaggtgattgtctcctgagggcagagcctcaTGCAGAGCTCTGTAGCCCCTTCTACCCAAAGAAGACGCAGAAAGTGCAGGCTATGAACCAGGAAGATGGTCCTCAAGGCCCCTGccggtgccttgatcttggacttcctacCTTCAGAGCTGTAAGAAGCGAATTTTGTTGTTtatgagccacccagtctccggTATTTTATTATAACAGCCCGAAGAGACTTAGGGAAGCTGATGTCCAGAGAGGGACAGGCATTTGCCCAGGGTTGCAGAGCCACGAAGCATCTCTGATGCTCTCAGCCCCTCCCTTGAGCCATCCCCCCCTCCAATCTCCTAATGCTGTCTTCCTGGTCCAGCCCCTCACTGGCCTACTCCTGGTCCTCCCAGCTTTTCCAGCTGCGAAGCCTGGGGCTGCCCATAGGAGGGGAGATAGAGTGCTGttacctccttcctccctttccttccctttttctccgcccccacccctgccgcctCCCTTCCCAGGCCATGCCCAGCTGGTCAGTGAAAAGTTCTTCCCTCTGCCACCCAGATCTGGCTGGCCTCCTGGGCAACTGGGCAAGTGGGAGGACCCCTGGCAAGGAACCTGGCCCCAGCATAAGGAAGGGGATGCAGGAACCTGGCTGAgtccagggtgggggtgggggtttccTGTCTTGCCGTGGATCTTACTCCCTGGGCAGCCTGGTGCCAGGCACAGGCTTGGGGGAGGGTAGGGAAGTGCCCAGATGGAGGTAGGAGCCTCAGGGGCCCGGACAAGTTGGAGCTGTGTGGACTGGAGGGGGccaaactgggggtggggagtgaagggggggaggggggaggttctCCCCTCCCTGTGACCTCAGACCCAGAGgctggggcagtgggggtggagCAGCTGGTGTTCTACTCCATTCTGAATGTCGGGGTGGATCCGGGGAGCAAAGATGACTGACTGAGGCTGAGGGTGGGAGAGGCtccagaaggaaggggaaggagaactAGGACCTTGGACATTCACGTTAATTCCTGCGTGTtcgtctgtaaaatgaaggtaacAGCACCTGCTTCTGGGAGTTGTAAGTAAATGGTATGTAAATGTCCAGCGCTGCACCAGGCACCACCTGAGGGGCACAATAAAGGCTGGCTATGATCTTCCACCTTGTTCTTACGGTAGTGGTGGCCGTTCCTGGGCTGAGAGCAGCAGGGGGCAGACGGCTTCGACACTGCATATTCACCCAGGGATCGGCggctggtgggcagagggaggggcagcccAGCTGGGCCGACCGAGAATGGAGAAACTCCTGGCATCCGCGCTGGACTCCTCTCCCCCTCACTTCCGTCCTGATGCGCCCAGGACGGCAATGGCACTGAGGACAAGGACACGGACCATGCCGGTCTCTGCGCATCCTGCGCCAGCATTTGTGCGTCAGATTCCAGGGGCAACCTTTTCCTCCACGGGAAAACCAAATTCGGTGAGACTTGGGCCAGACAGGACTCTTGCCCCACATCACCGGAGGCCAGAGTAGCCAACCGACAGTCCTCTCTTaaatcccctctccctctgcgagCAGTCCTGTGTCATCTCTGGTCCGTTGCTTGCAACGGGCAGTGGGTAGTTCCCCCTGGGAACCAAACCCAAACCGTCTTGCTGCAGCGCAAACTACTTCCTTAAATTCTGGTTTCAGTGGGACTGATAAACCCAGTCCCCTGACTCCCGCCCAGGAGGGAAATGAGGCGGACCCTTCCTAACTGTCCTCCACCCGCCACGGGGCAGTCTCCGCGCTCTTGCGGAATGAGCAGCTGTGCCCTCTCCCCCCGCGCGGCGGCGCTCGCAGTGTGCGTTCCCGCGGAACCCGTGGAGACGGGCTGAGCCGGCTGGGTACCCGAAGCTGAGCGCGGGCTCCCCTAACAAGCTCTGGGACCTGCGCAAGCGACTGCACcacctcatctgcaaaatggactTTACTGTCGTGTCAGCCCCCCAGAGGGGCTGATGCTTAAGCGGGCGAAGTGTGCACAGCGCTCAGCCTGACACACTGGAGATGCCCAATACTCGGGAAACAGCAGCCACTGCTCTAGGACGCCGGCCCGCTCAGCGTGTATCCACGTTTATAAAACGGGGACGCCAGTTCCCTCCTCGTTTGAATTTCAAACCAGAAAAGGCGCGTCAAAGTGCTTTTGAAGGCGGAAAGGACCCTCGCGCACAACGGGATCTGTCAGTCCCAGCCGGGGTCGCAAGGTAAGGGGCTCGGGGCTCTGGCCCACCGGGAACCCTGGCCCCCAGGCGCACGGTCCCGCCCAGAGCCACGCCCAGGCAGGCCGTGCACTTCGCCGAGCTGAGCGCACCCTGGGTGCTGCTCTGGTTCCACGCAGAGAAACTGAGACTGAGTAGTGGGCCGGGGAGGGGTCGGCCCGGGTGTGGAGTGTCGCCAGGCGCGGGTGACTCTGCTCTTGTCCCCCAGGCCCGATCCAGCCTGTCCTCGGACCGCTCGGAAGAACCGCTGCGACGCCTGCGCCTAGGCGCCTATACAACTCTCTGCAGCAGCACGTGGCCAAGCCGCTGGACTATCCAGCGCTCCCAGCAAGTTACATGAGGGGGCGGGGGCTtccgcgggggcggggcctccgcGGAGGGGCGGGGCGCTTGGCTCCCAAGTTCTTCAGAAAAGCAACTCCCGCCTCCCTCACTCTACGTCTTCAGCCAGTCTGTGTTCTAGCGGCTCCGGGTGCCTGATCCCCACCTCTTCAGTCCCCCTCTGCTGTCCATCTGGCTGGAACACACCAGCCAAGGCTGAGCTCTGTGGGTAGATGGGCTCTCTGGCTTTAGCAACTGGTATGTCTCCACCCTCTGCCCTGAGCCTAGAAACTAGACCCTGCAATCCCATTGTGTTAGGTCTGGCGCTGGGCAGAGGGCCTCTGACCCCTGCTCTGCTCACCGATTCCTAGGCAGTGAGTCCTATGACTTGTACTTCTCCAACACACAGAGACACGAATGGCAAGACAACTGCCTGGGGAGAGTGGAGCTGGGACCTTAAGGGGAGGAAGCTGATGTCAGGATCCTCTCAGGCAGGTGGAAGTCAATGGGGAGCAGAAAGCCATAGCCTGTCTGCTGGCGAGGGAGTCTGCACTACAGGCTTCCCACTGTGCGAAGGAGAGAAGACACGAGCTCAGCCCTCTTCCGCTGCTGGGGCATCAGGAGGGAATTCTGGGACCTCCCTGCAGCCCTCCCTCCGTTCATCTGCCTAGGACCCCTTTGAACTGCCCGGGTATCAGGTGCCTGGGGCACACCCCAACCCTCACCGATTGCTGCACTCATCCTGGGCCTGCTGGAGATGCTGGCACAGGCACCAACCCTTGCACCTCGTATGAGAATACTTTGGGGAGAGGGTGGCCATCTACTTTGGCTAGGTGAGTTGGGCActggggttgggggctgggagctggggtcaAGTACAGAGATGATGGCTCACGGACTTCGTCACCTCTTCAGGCTTTTGCACAGCCTGTCTGCTGCCCTCGTGGGCACCTTGGTCTTTATCTCTGGCCTTATTACCATGGGTACCAACACACCATGAGTGGCtggagctgggggcaggaggatggGCTGGGTGGGCCAGATCAGCTGGCTGGTTGAGAACAGCCCTTCCCAGGACGGGCAGCTTTAGCTCACAGGGAAGAGATCTGGGCCATGAGGGTGCCTTCCTTATGTGCCTGCTCTACAACACCTGTGCCACGTGGAATATTTCCAAGATCTGCCCCATGGCCAGGTGAGACAGGGCCAAGAGCAAGGGAATGGACAGGGTTTGGGACACCTGGGCCTGGCTGCAGGGAAGGCAGGGCTGGTCCTGCAGtgtgtcctctctccctcccttacaGCTGGGCTGCTTCTCTATCTGGCAACAGTATTCCTCAGCATCTTCATGTCCTTCTGAGCCCTTCTGAGCCCCAGCCTTCCTGGAGCACTGGAAGTGCAAGAGCGTCCCCTTGGCCCACCCCTAGGACCTCAGTGGCTTCCAGGAAGAGGAAGTGATGCCCAGCGCAGCCTGCCAGGTCCAGAACTCCACTTCCCAGAATTCTCAGAGACCACAAGGCATGCTGGGAAGAGCCCAGCCCGGAGTCCATCATTCCAGGTTCCAAATCTGGCTCCTTCCCACACCTCCTGGGTTACTTTACCACCCTCCCCTGATATCAGGATGATACCAGGTTTGGTGAGATTAAACACTGGGCATATTTAGGGTCTCAAAGAGAAACTCTGgaacagggaggaaggggagaagcattccattcacccatccatccagccacCCGCCAAACACCCAGTCATTGATCCTGAATCTCTTTGCTTGTCCCCATCTCCACCGCcgctccctcccccatccccaccccctgtCCCAGCCACACTGCTTCCCCTGGACCACTGTGGTAGCCTTCCCAAGATCTCCCTGCTTCCATGTTTGCCCTACTTCATTCATTTTCAGGGTCAGGGTGACTTTTTGAAAACACAAATCACATCATGCATTGCCCTCATTCAACACCTTCGAGGGAGTTGTATTATGCCCTATGGGCTGCATGAGGTTAACAGATGTAGGAGGACCGAGAAGGCAGTAAGGGAACACAGAGGTAGCAAAATTGATGTGAATGGTACCCTCTAGAATACGGTGGTATACAGGTCATGCACCCTAAAGAATGGCCCTGCCTTTGCACAGACTGATCTTCCCTGCCATTACCACCACCCCCGTGGGATGctgccccacctccaccccaccaaCTTCTTACTTAGATCAGTCCTTTATCGGACTTGTTCGCAATTACATATTTGTGCTTGTTCATTCGAGGTCTGTCTCCCCAACTAGACTGTGGTTCCATCAGGGCCTGGGCCGTGCCCAGGTTGTTCACCACATCATATCCAGTATCTATTGCAGAACTGTATGCGGTCAGTTcatagtggttttttttaaagattatttattttgggggggcagatggagagagagaatctcacacagactctgcactgagtctggagcctgatgcggggctcgatctcatgaccctgagatcacgacctgagcc is from Meles meles chromosome 1, mMelMel3.1 paternal haplotype, whole genome shotgun sequence and encodes:
- the CPLANE2 gene encoding ciliogenesis and planar polarity effector 2 isoform X2, giving the protein MARPPAPGSVIVPDWHESAEGKEYLACILRKNRRRVFGLLERPVLPPPVAIDTASYKIFVSGKSGVGKTALVAKLAGLEVPVIHHETTGIQTTVVFWPAKLQASDRVVMFRFEFWDCGESALKKFDHMLPACKEKTDAFLFLFSFTDRASFEDLPGQLARVAGEAPGVVRMVIGSKFDQYMHTDVPERDLTAFRQAWGLPLLRVKSVPGRRLADGRTLDGRAGLADIAHVLNGLAEQLWHQDQVAAGVLPNTSENTPS
- the CPLANE2 gene encoding ciliogenesis and planar polarity effector 2 isoform X1 encodes the protein MRRKHRRLGGRRAAKPEASRAEAMARPPAPGSVIVPDWHESAEGKEYLACILRKNRRRVFGLLERPVLPPPVAIDTASYKIFVSGKSGVGKTALVAKLAGLEVPVIHHETTGIQTTVVFWPAKLQASDRVVMFRFEFWDCGESALKKFDHMLPACKEKTDAFLFLFSFTDRASFEDLPGQLARVAGEAPGVVRMVIGSKFDQYMHTDVPERDLTAFRQAWGLPLLRVKSVPGRRLADGRTLDGRAGLADIAHVLNGLAEQLWHQDQVAAGVLPNTSENTPS